The proteins below are encoded in one region of Streptomyces roseirectus:
- a CDS encoding TetR/AcrR family transcriptional regulator — protein MTVGTTADTRRGMPEKRRAIMRAARAVFGREGYTRAGVDTIALEAGVSNRTIYNHFADKEQLFQMVALEGAEQVTAAIAEILERHLRKIVDVREDLIAFALERVQAVTEFPDHFALVRTIEAEASRIPVDVLESWRDVGPLSAHKRLAPYLRRIGERGLLDLDDAERAANHFNLLTIIDVNQRTFYGALPLPGPEVTTIVIEGVDTFLRLYGTGRATEH, from the coding sequence ATGACGGTGGGAACGACGGCGGACACCCGTCGCGGCATGCCGGAGAAACGACGGGCGATCATGCGGGCGGCCCGCGCCGTGTTCGGACGAGAGGGCTACACCCGGGCCGGGGTCGACACCATCGCCCTGGAGGCCGGCGTCTCCAACAGGACCATCTACAACCACTTCGCCGACAAGGAACAGCTCTTCCAGATGGTCGCCCTGGAGGGCGCCGAACAGGTCACCGCCGCCATCGCGGAGATCCTGGAACGCCACCTCCGCAAGATCGTCGACGTCCGCGAGGACCTGATCGCCTTCGCCCTGGAGCGCGTCCAGGCGGTCACCGAGTTCCCCGACCACTTCGCCCTCGTCCGCACCATCGAGGCCGAGGCGTCCCGCATCCCCGTCGACGTACTGGAGTCCTGGCGCGACGTCGGCCCGCTCTCCGCGCACAAGCGGCTCGCCCCCTACCTGCGCCGCATCGGCGAACGCGGCCTCCTCGACCTCGACGACGCCGAACGCGCCGCCAACCACTTCAACCTGCTGACCATCATCGACGTCAACCAGCGCACCTTCTACGGCGCCCTGCCCCTGCCCGGACCCGAGGTCACCACCATCGTCATCGAGGGCGTCGACACGTTCCTGCGCCTCTACGGCACCGGACGGGCGACGGAACACTGA
- a CDS encoding arylamine N-acetyltransferase family protein, producing the protein MDGEATGRARHALDAYLRRLGVPRPERADLETLARLQDRHLRTVPFETIDFNLGIPVRLGEGAVEKIAHRHRGGGCYELNTAFALLLRDLGYQVDLLSGRTLHDGRRAPLGVLGGHLMLKVTIDGEPWLVDVGFRWANQGPLRLRERGPQKDENGEYRILDADHGDVVIVHDGVPRVRLETRPRDPEDFAATLWWFATAPESPVTGTTVWASIVTGTGRVSLLDRTLTREEHGERIRDVLDDDAFPAACRRWFGIELDRLPTLPPLPADPS; encoded by the coding sequence ATGGACGGTGAGGCCACGGGCCGGGCGCGGCACGCCCTGGACGCCTACCTGCGGCGGCTCGGCGTCCCACGGCCAGAGCGGGCCGACCTGGAGACGCTGGCCCGGCTCCAGGACCGCCACCTGCGGACCGTGCCGTTCGAGACGATCGACTTCAACCTCGGCATCCCCGTCCGCCTCGGCGAGGGCGCCGTCGAGAAGATCGCCCACCGGCACCGGGGCGGCGGCTGCTACGAGCTGAACACCGCCTTCGCGCTCCTGCTGCGCGACCTCGGCTACCAGGTCGACCTGCTGTCCGGCCGCACCCTGCACGACGGCAGGCGAGCCCCGCTCGGCGTCCTCGGCGGCCACCTCATGCTGAAGGTGACGATCGACGGCGAACCCTGGCTCGTCGACGTCGGCTTCCGCTGGGCGAACCAAGGCCCCCTGCGCCTGCGCGAGCGCGGCCCGCAGAAGGACGAGAACGGCGAGTACCGCATCCTCGACGCCGACCACGGCGACGTCGTCATCGTCCACGACGGCGTCCCCCGCGTCCGCCTGGAGACCCGGCCCCGCGACCCCGAGGACTTCGCCGCGACCCTGTGGTGGTTCGCCACCGCCCCCGAATCCCCCGTCACCGGCACCACGGTGTGGGCGTCCATCGTGACCGGCACCGGCCGGGTCTCCCTCCTGGACCGCACCCTCACCCGCGAGGAACACGGCGAACGGATCCGCGACGTCCTCGACGACGACGCCTTCCCCGCCGCCTGCCGGCGCTGGTTCGGCATCGAACTGGACCGCCTGCCGACGCTCCCGCCGCTGCCGGCCGACCCCTCCTGA
- a CDS encoding FAD-dependent monooxygenase — protein sequence MKSTERTEKIFDVLVVGAGPSGLLLGCELLSRGVRVRIVDAAPEPTRVPRALSIYPRALDILADQGLRDAVYEVSGTIRTLSYFSERNHLASFHIPEEHAARVLPQYETERILTERLEALGGKVERGVRLLCLENVDFSGRIENTDGVTAVLEGADGIVERAVASYVVGADGAGSAVRGQLGIGFHGSTYGLEFALVDARIDGRLDPEEILYYQGPTGTLAVVPHPGGVFRFLSVLPQGVAKSAGVAMMQEIVDERGPRGIRITEPVWTTVFRVHARLAADFQLGRVFLIGDAAHVHSPAGGQGMNNGLQDAHNLGWKLAAVLRGTSPVSLLDTYGPERSEATRRSVRDTDLHTKAWMAKGKTRVRVRDAGFKLAERTGAVSRLYAPVLAGRRQTYPVPRDTQLPSGVSPCQARAKLPGGIGVGGLFPREQALAHGVTGPHWTLVLTGTTLDAGPWRAQVGHIAARWPHLKTVTVPARSLAAATGCRRLGYHLVRPDGHIAAHGHEHDLSRLEQELAAGLGPGKRG from the coding sequence ATGAAGAGCACCGAACGCACAGAGAAGATCTTCGACGTCCTGGTCGTCGGGGCCGGCCCCTCCGGGCTGCTCCTCGGCTGCGAACTCCTCAGCCGGGGCGTCCGGGTCAGGATCGTCGACGCGGCCCCCGAGCCGACCCGCGTCCCCCGCGCGCTGTCCATCTACCCCCGCGCCCTGGACATCCTCGCCGACCAGGGCCTGCGCGACGCGGTCTACGAGGTGTCCGGCACGATCCGCACCCTCAGCTATTTCTCCGAACGAAACCACTTGGCCTCGTTCCACATCCCCGAGGAGCACGCGGCCCGCGTCCTGCCCCAGTACGAGACCGAGCGCATCCTCACCGAACGCCTCGAAGCCCTCGGCGGCAAGGTCGAGCGCGGAGTGCGCCTGCTCTGCCTGGAGAACGTCGACTTCAGCGGCCGCATCGAGAACACCGACGGCGTCACCGCCGTCCTCGAAGGCGCCGACGGCATCGTCGAGCGCGCCGTCGCCTCGTACGTCGTCGGCGCCGACGGCGCGGGCAGCGCGGTGCGCGGCCAGCTCGGCATCGGCTTCCACGGGTCCACCTACGGGCTGGAGTTCGCTCTCGTCGACGCGCGGATCGACGGCCGCCTCGACCCCGAGGAGATCCTGTACTACCAGGGCCCCACCGGCACCCTCGCCGTCGTCCCGCACCCGGGCGGCGTCTTCCGCTTCCTGTCCGTCCTGCCGCAGGGCGTCGCGAAGAGCGCCGGCGTCGCGATGATGCAGGAGATCGTCGACGAACGCGGCCCGCGCGGCATCCGCATCACCGAGCCCGTGTGGACGACCGTCTTCCGCGTCCACGCCCGCCTCGCCGCCGACTTCCAGCTCGGCCGCGTCTTCCTGATCGGCGACGCCGCGCACGTCCACAGCCCGGCCGGCGGACAGGGCATGAACAACGGCCTCCAGGACGCGCACAACCTCGGCTGGAAACTCGCCGCCGTCCTCCGGGGCACCTCCCCTGTCTCCCTCCTCGACACCTACGGCCCCGAACGCTCCGAGGCCACCCGGCGCAGCGTCCGCGACACCGACCTGCACACCAAGGCGTGGATGGCCAAGGGCAAGACACGCGTGCGCGTGCGGGACGCCGGGTTCAAACTCGCCGAGCGCACCGGAGCCGTCTCCCGCCTGTACGCGCCCGTCCTCGCCGGACGCCGCCAGACCTACCCCGTCCCGCGCGACACCCAGCTGCCGTCCGGTGTCTCGCCCTGCCAGGCGCGCGCGAAACTCCCCGGCGGCATCGGCGTCGGCGGGCTCTTCCCGCGCGAACAGGCCCTCGCGCACGGCGTCACCGGGCCGCACTGGACCCTCGTCCTCACCGGCACCACCCTCGACGCCGGACCCTGGCGCGCCCAGGTCGGCCACATCGCCGCCCGCTGGCCCCACCTGAAGACCGTCACCGTGCCCGCCCGCAGCCTCGCCGCCGCGACCGGCTGCCGCCGGCTCGGCTACCACCTCGTCCGGCCCGACGGCCACATCGCCGCGCACGGCCACGAGCACGACCTCAGCCGCCTGGAACAGGAACTCGCCGCCGGCCTCGGGCCCGGGAAGCGGGGCTGA
- a CDS encoding carboxylesterase family protein, which produces MTSGLTTTSVVRIASGELRGTLETCRQRPLHVFRGVPYARAARFASPRPADPWTDVRDATVFAPAFLQPGVPDSTEDALYANVWTPDPGARLPVLVYVHGGGWQVGSGSAPTFDGAKPAALGNMVVVTFNYRLGAFGWGLHEAFEDPGTGRFANWGLQDQAALLRWVRDNIEAFGGDPGAITLCGTSAGSVCARLLTAAEETRGIARRLIAISASRPWAPTMGLTPADATRAYELIAGQLGVGVRDLRTVPAGALFAAWNALFDGPPAGRVLGSGREYRGPVLDAPTGVGKEPVVPAIPVMSVHNRTEGSFFTDPHSVSFPPAPPAPTDERELRAAVREVMLKCTDSVPDWQPAACVAAYREAALDEGRPADPLSLWTEVWGDAVFRYQIVRLAQRHALRGASPQYVMEFAHPVRAPHFGTPHDATSKFLFGSHAHPLFVGQFGDGPLERRVSDTFVDLVASFVRGEAPAEEWPVYAPGTPSALILGGVEGARVEHPSKLRQLEFWDEVEWLPGA; this is translated from the coding sequence ATGACCTCCGGTCTCACCACCACCTCTGTCGTGCGGATCGCGAGTGGCGAGCTGCGCGGCACCCTGGAGACGTGCCGGCAGCGTCCGCTGCACGTCTTCCGGGGTGTGCCCTACGCCCGCGCCGCACGCTTCGCCTCGCCCCGCCCGGCCGACCCCTGGACCGACGTCCGCGACGCGACCGTCTTCGCCCCGGCCTTCCTCCAGCCCGGTGTTCCTGACAGCACCGAGGACGCCCTGTACGCCAACGTGTGGACGCCCGACCCCGGCGCCCGCCTGCCCGTGCTGGTCTACGTCCACGGCGGCGGCTGGCAGGTCGGCTCCGGGAGCGCGCCCACCTTCGACGGGGCCAAGCCCGCCGCGCTCGGCAATATGGTCGTCGTCACCTTCAACTACCGCCTCGGTGCCTTTGGTTGGGGGCTGCACGAGGCGTTCGAGGACCCCGGCACCGGGCGCTTCGCGAACTGGGGGCTCCAGGACCAGGCCGCGCTGCTGCGCTGGGTCCGCGACAACATCGAGGCGTTCGGCGGGGACCCCGGCGCCATCACCCTGTGCGGCACCTCCGCCGGCTCCGTCTGCGCCCGCCTCCTCACCGCCGCCGAGGAGACCCGGGGCATCGCGCGCCGGCTCATCGCGATCAGCGCGAGCCGGCCCTGGGCCCCCACGATGGGGCTCACCCCCGCCGACGCGACCCGCGCGTACGAACTGATCGCCGGGCAACTCGGGGTCGGCGTACGGGACTTGCGCACGGTACCGGCGGGCGCCCTGTTCGCCGCGTGGAACGCGCTCTTCGACGGGCCGCCCGCCGGGCGGGTGCTGGGCAGCGGACGTGAGTACCGGGGGCCGGTGCTCGACGCGCCGACCGGCGTGGGGAAGGAGCCCGTCGTCCCGGCGATACCGGTGATGTCGGTCCACAACCGCACCGAGGGCTCCTTCTTCACCGACCCGCACAGCGTGTCCTTCCCCCCGGCGCCGCCCGCGCCCACCGACGAACGCGAACTGCGGGCCGCCGTACGGGAGGTGATGCTCAAGTGCACCGACTCCGTACCCGACTGGCAGCCCGCCGCGTGCGTGGCCGCGTACCGCGAGGCCGCGCTCGACGAGGGCCGGCCCGCCGATCCGCTCTCCCTGTGGACCGAGGTGTGGGGGGACGCCGTCTTCCGCTACCAGATCGTGCGGCTCGCCCAGCGGCACGCGCTGCGGGGGGCCTCCCCGCAGTACGTGATGGAGTTCGCGCATCCGGTGCGGGCGCCGCACTTCGGGACGCCGCACGACGCGACGTCCAAGTTCCTCTTCGGGTCCCACGCCCACCCCCTGTTCGTGGGGCAGTTCGGGGACGGGCCGCTGGAGCGGCGGGTGTCGGACACGTTCGTGGACCTCGTCGCGTCCTTCGTGCGCGGGGAGGCGCCGGCGGAGGAGTGGCCGGTGTACGCGCCGGGGACGCCGAGTGCGTTGATCCTGGGCGGGGTCGAGGGGGCTCGGGTGGAACACCCGTCGAAGCTGCGGCAGTTGGAGTTCTGGGACGAGGTGGAGTGGCTGCCGGGAGCGTAG
- the pcaB gene encoding 3-carboxy-cis,cis-muconate cycloisomerase, with amino-acid sequence MTAPDSGLLSPVRAGTPVETVVADDAWVQAMLDTEAALVRAQAGLGTVPEDAARVISAVAAEGGLDVRALALASRETANPVVGLVQAFTRRVAQVDPSAAEFVHRGSTSQDVLDTAAMLIARRALRLIVADLDKSADALGSSARAHRDTPMAGRTLALHAVPTTFGLKAAGWRELLLDARRRLARVADEGLPVSLGGAAGTLAGYLEYAAVDGAPGDRAGYPDRLVEAFAAETGLAVPALPWHSLRTPFADLAAVLAFTAGALGRVAVDVQALARTEVGEVAEPPVSGRGASSAMPHKRNPVLSTMIRSAALQVPALAGALTQCMVTEDERSAGAWHAEWLLLRECLRLVGGAAHTAVELASGLVVDPGRMRANLDLTGSQIVSERIAARLTPRLGRARARELLTRASVEADASGQPLAAVLAGLLPEVPAEEVAELCDPTRYLGAAPALVDRALGD; translated from the coding sequence ATGACCGCCCCCGACTCCGGTCTCCTCTCCCCCGTCCGCGCCGGCACCCCCGTGGAGACGGTCGTCGCCGACGACGCGTGGGTGCAGGCGATGCTGGACACCGAGGCGGCGCTGGTGCGGGCGCAGGCGGGGCTCGGGACGGTGCCGGAGGACGCGGCGCGGGTCATCAGCGCGGTCGCGGCCGAAGGGGGCCTGGACGTACGGGCGTTGGCGCTGGCCTCGCGGGAGACGGCGAACCCGGTCGTGGGGCTGGTCCAGGCGTTCACCCGGCGGGTGGCCCAAGTCGACCCGAGCGCGGCGGAGTTCGTGCACCGGGGCTCCACGAGCCAGGACGTCCTCGACACGGCGGCGATGCTGATCGCCCGGCGCGCGCTGCGCCTGATCGTCGCGGACCTCGACAAGTCGGCGGACGCGCTGGGCAGTTCGGCCCGCGCCCACCGGGACACCCCGATGGCGGGCCGGACGCTGGCGCTGCACGCCGTGCCCACGACGTTCGGTCTGAAGGCGGCGGGGTGGCGGGAACTGCTCCTCGACGCCCGGCGCCGGCTGGCCCGGGTGGCGGACGAGGGGCTGCCGGTGTCGCTCGGCGGCGCGGCCGGCACGCTCGCCGGGTACCTGGAGTACGCGGCGGTGGACGGGGCGCCCGGCGACAGGGCCGGCTATCCGGACCGTCTGGTCGAGGCGTTCGCCGCCGAGACGGGCCTCGCCGTCCCCGCACTGCCCTGGCATTCGCTGCGCACCCCGTTCGCGGACCTCGCCGCCGTGCTGGCGTTCACGGCGGGGGCGCTCGGCCGGGTCGCCGTCGACGTGCAGGCGCTGGCGCGCACGGAGGTCGGGGAGGTGGCGGAGCCGCCGGTGTCCGGGCGGGGCGCGTCCTCGGCGATGCCGCACAAGCGCAACCCGGTGCTGAGCACGATGATCCGCTCGGCTGCGCTGCAAGTCCCGGCGCTGGCGGGGGCGTTGACGCAGTGCATGGTGACGGAGGACGAGCGCTCGGCCGGGGCCTGGCACGCCGAGTGGCTGTTGCTGCGGGAGTGTCTGCGTCTGGTGGGCGGCGCGGCGCACACGGCCGTGGAGCTGGCCTCAGGTCTTGTGGTCGACCCCGGACGGATGCGCGCCAACCTGGACTTGACAGGCAGTCAGATCGTGTCGGAGCGGATCGCGGCCCGTCTCACCCCCCGCCTCGGCAGGGCCCGCGCCCGTGAACTCCTCACCCGCGCCTCCGTCGAGGCCGACGCGTCCGGTCAGCCCCTGGCCGCCGTGCTGGCCGGCCTGCTCCCCGAGGTCCCCGCCGAGGAGGTCGCCGAACTCTGCGATCCCACCCGGTACTTGGGGGCGGCGCCTGCCTTGGTGGACCGGGCGTTGGGCGACTGA
- a CDS encoding FAD/NAD(P)-binding protein, whose amino-acid sequence MSRRHKEICVVGAGPRGLSVLERLCAGERLNPSDAFVVVHLVDPNTPGAGRVWRAGQSRHLLMNTVASQVTVFTDDSVRIEGPIEPGPSLYDWARQLALLGVEGHDYDEDTLAEARRLEPDSYPSRAFYGHYLNDCFRQILARAPGHVEVRVHRSQAVAMSDVHGVRGGRQGVRLADGTRLNDLDAVVLAQGHVPARLTPRQERTAALARIHHLTYLTPTNPADADLSGVLPGEPVLVRGLGLNFFDYMALLTLGRGGVFERRPQGGLVYRPSGREPVMYASSRRGVPYHARGANQKGAHGRYLPKLLTAEYVEGLRSRGADGDRPYFGEDLWPLIRWEVEHVYYTTLLAARGGKAEEFAEEFLALGPGADATALLQRHGLEPDARWDWERIVSPLAGREFASREEFGAWLRGYLLRDVREAEAGNVEGPLKAALDVLRDLRNEIRLAVDHGGIDGNSYRDDVEGWYTPLNAFLSIGPPASRIEEMIALLDAGLLVLTGPGTQIRFDTADPSFVAHTTAVPGPPVRARALIEARLPEPDVRRTEDPLLRHLLATEQAAPFRIDGSCGTMYETGGLAVGERPYHLLDSQGRPHPRRFAFGVPTEAVHWVTAAGIRPGVDSVTLGDSDAIARAVLALPPVARVPQEVRPLQDDSEWSGVVV is encoded by the coding sequence ATGAGCAGAAGGCATAAGGAAATCTGTGTCGTCGGCGCGGGCCCCCGGGGACTGTCCGTGCTGGAGCGGCTGTGCGCGGGCGAGCGCCTGAACCCCTCCGACGCCTTCGTCGTCGTCCATCTCGTCGACCCGAACACGCCGGGCGCGGGCCGGGTGTGGCGGGCGGGGCAGTCGCGGCATCTGCTGATGAACACCGTGGCCTCGCAGGTGACCGTGTTCACCGACGACAGCGTGCGGATCGAGGGGCCGATCGAGCCGGGGCCCTCGCTGTACGACTGGGCGCGCCAGCTCGCGCTGCTGGGGGTCGAGGGCCACGACTACGACGAGGACACCCTCGCGGAGGCGCGCCGCCTGGAGCCGGACTCGTATCCGAGCCGGGCGTTCTACGGGCACTACCTCAACGACTGCTTCCGGCAGATCCTCGCGCGCGCCCCCGGGCACGTCGAGGTACGGGTGCACCGCTCGCAGGCGGTCGCCATGTCCGACGTGCACGGCGTGCGGGGCGGCCGGCAGGGCGTGCGGCTCGCGGACGGGACGCGGCTGAACGACCTGGACGCCGTCGTCCTCGCGCAGGGCCACGTGCCGGCGCGCCTGACGCCCCGCCAGGAGCGGACGGCGGCGCTGGCCCGCATCCACCACCTCACCTATCTGACCCCGACCAACCCGGCGGACGCCGACCTCAGCGGGGTGCTGCCGGGCGAGCCGGTGCTGGTGCGCGGGCTCGGGCTGAACTTCTTCGACTACATGGCGCTGCTCACGCTCGGGCGCGGCGGCGTCTTCGAACGGCGGCCGCAGGGCGGGCTCGTCTACCGGCCCAGCGGACGCGAGCCGGTGATGTACGCGAGTTCGCGGCGCGGGGTGCCGTACCACGCGCGCGGCGCCAACCAGAAGGGCGCGCACGGCCGCTACCTCCCGAAGCTGCTGACCGCCGAGTACGTCGAGGGGCTGCGTTCGCGCGGCGCCGACGGGGACCGGCCCTACTTCGGCGAGGACCTGTGGCCGCTGATCCGCTGGGAGGTGGAGCACGTGTACTACACGACGCTGCTCGCCGCCCGGGGCGGGAAGGCCGAGGAGTTCGCCGAGGAGTTCCTGGCGCTCGGGCCCGGCGCGGACGCGACCGCGCTGCTCCAGCGGCACGGGCTCGAGCCCGACGCCCGCTGGGACTGGGAGCGGATCGTCTCGCCGCTCGCCGGGCGGGAGTTCGCGAGCCGCGAGGAGTTCGGGGCGTGGCTGCGCGGCTATCTGCTGCGCGACGTCCGCGAGGCCGAGGCCGGCAACGTCGAGGGGCCGCTGAAGGCCGCGCTCGACGTGCTGCGCGACCTGCGCAACGAGATCCGGCTCGCCGTCGACCACGGCGGCATCGACGGGAACTCCTACCGGGACGACGTCGAGGGCTGGTACACGCCGCTCAACGCGTTCCTGTCGATCGGCCCGCCCGCCTCCCGCATCGAGGAGATGATCGCCCTCCTGGACGCCGGGCTGCTGGTCCTCACCGGTCCTGGCACGCAGATCCGCTTCGACACCGCCGACCCGTCGTTCGTCGCGCACACGACGGCGGTTCCCGGGCCGCCGGTGCGGGCGCGGGCGCTGATCGAGGCGCGGCTGCCCGAGCCGGACGTCCGCCGCACCGAGGACCCGCTGCTGCGGCACCTGCTGGCCACCGAGCAGGCGGCGCCGTTCCGGATCGACGGGAGCTGCGGGACGATGTACGAGACCGGCGGGCTCGCCGTCGGCGAACGCCCCTACCACCTCCTGGACAGCCAGGGCCGGCCGCATCCGCGCCGGTTCGCCTTCGGCGTCCCGACCGAGGCCGTGCACTGGGTGACCGCCGCCGGGATCCGCCCCGGCGTCGACTCCGTCACCCTCGGCGACTCCGACGCCATCGCCCGCGCCGTCCTCGCCCTGCCACCGGTGGCCCGGGTCCCGCAGGAAGTGCGCCCGCTCCAGGACGACAGCGAGTGGTCCGGGGTGGTCGTGTGA
- a CDS encoding NADPH:quinone reductase, translating to MRAAYITELGPSDGIRHGDLPEPTPGPTDVLVEVECTTVNPVDTLVRSGRFRTPVPLPLVVSRDLVGTVLTAGPGAPGFRPGDRVWTNSLGHGGRQGAAAERAVVPADRLYHLPPGADAEQAVAVLHPGATAYLALFSEARLRPGETVFVAGGAGNVGSALVTLAVEAGARVVASASAADAGYVRGLGAEAVLDYRAPDFGKWLGRIDVHLDSFGTNDLSQAVELIAPRGRIVLLAGVAARPVLPVGPFYQKDASILGFVISHATTGQLAEAAVTVNRLVAAGRLTPRHIERVPLSEMADAHLRMEKGELRGRRLIVRPDLDR from the coding sequence ATGCGTGCCGCCTACATCACCGAACTCGGGCCGTCCGACGGGATCCGCCACGGCGACCTGCCCGAGCCGACGCCCGGACCGACCGACGTGCTGGTAGAGGTCGAGTGCACCACCGTCAACCCCGTCGACACCCTCGTGCGCTCCGGACGGTTCCGCACCCCCGTCCCGCTGCCCCTGGTCGTCAGCCGCGACCTCGTCGGCACCGTCCTGACCGCGGGCCCCGGCGCCCCCGGCTTCCGCCCCGGCGACCGGGTGTGGACCAACTCCCTGGGCCACGGCGGACGTCAGGGCGCCGCCGCCGAGCGGGCCGTCGTCCCCGCCGACCGGCTCTACCACCTGCCGCCCGGCGCCGACGCCGAACAGGCCGTCGCCGTGCTGCATCCCGGAGCCACCGCCTACCTCGCACTGTTCAGCGAGGCCCGACTGAGGCCGGGGGAGACGGTGTTCGTGGCGGGCGGCGCCGGGAACGTCGGCAGCGCGCTCGTGACGCTGGCCGTCGAGGCGGGCGCCCGCGTCGTGGCGTCGGCGTCGGCGGCGGACGCCGGGTACGTGCGCGGGCTCGGCGCCGAGGCCGTACTCGACTACCGGGCACCGGACTTCGGGAAGTGGCTCGGACGGATCGACGTCCACCTCGACAGCTTCGGCACCAACGACCTCAGCCAGGCGGTGGAGTTGATCGCGCCCCGGGGCCGGATCGTGCTGCTCGCGGGGGTGGCCGCACGACCTGTCCTGCCCGTCGGGCCCTTCTACCAGAAGGACGCCTCGATCCTCGGGTTCGTCATCTCGCACGCGACGACCGGACAGCTCGCCGAGGCCGCCGTCACCGTCAACCGCCTCGTCGCGGCGGGGAGGTTGACGCCCCGGCACATCGAGCGCGTGCCCCTGAGTGAGATGGCCGACGCCCATCTGCGCATGGAGAAGGGCGAGTTGCGCGGCAGACGGCTCATCGTCCGCCCCGACCTGGACCGTTAG
- a CDS encoding FAD-dependent oxidoreductase — MIHLVVVGGGIGGLASALAFARHGHRVTVLERRAEFTELGAGIQLAPNAYHALDRIGVGAEVRARSVFVDALRLYDGTTDELINSMPLTGGYRRRFGNPYAVVHRTDLYRPLLEACRARPGVRLVTGASVSGYGQDAAGAWALLADGTRVAGDAVIGADGIRSAVRGQLLGDGEPRVSGHTIYRSVIPMDRVPEELRANAVCLWAGPQWHFVHYPISGGRELNLAATRDDGAVTAVAGEAVERAAVLAEFPELGDVTGQLLRLGEGWRRWVLCDRDPVATWVDGRVALLGDAAHPMLQYAAQGACQALEDAVLLGELLGPQISADALPARLGAYAALRRTRAARTQLVAREMGRQVYHPAGVAAKIRNAELSALSADELHEKVEWLHGDREFQRTA, encoded by the coding sequence GTGATACACCTCGTGGTGGTCGGCGGCGGCATCGGCGGACTCGCCTCCGCGCTGGCCTTCGCCCGGCACGGCCACCGGGTCACCGTCCTGGAACGGCGCGCGGAGTTCACCGAACTCGGCGCCGGCATCCAGCTCGCCCCCAACGCCTACCACGCCCTCGACCGCATCGGCGTCGGCGCCGAGGTCCGGGCCCGCTCCGTGTTCGTCGACGCCCTGCGCCTGTACGACGGCACCACCGACGAACTCATCAACTCCATGCCGCTGACCGGGGGTTACCGCCGCCGCTTCGGCAACCCCTACGCCGTCGTGCACCGCACCGACCTGTACCGGCCGCTCCTCGAGGCGTGCCGCGCGCGGCCCGGCGTACGGCTCGTCACCGGGGCGTCCGTGAGCGGGTACGGGCAGGACGCGGCGGGGGCGTGGGCGCTGCTCGCCGACGGCACCCGCGTCGCCGGGGACGCGGTGATCGGCGCCGACGGCATCCGCTCCGCCGTCCGGGGGCAACTCCTCGGCGACGGCGAGCCGCGCGTGTCCGGGCACACCATCTACCGGTCCGTCATCCCCATGGACCGGGTGCCCGAGGAGCTGCGCGCCAACGCCGTGTGCCTGTGGGCCGGGCCGCAGTGGCACTTCGTCCACTACCCGATCAGCGGCGGGCGCGAGCTGAACCTCGCGGCGACGCGGGACGACGGCGCCGTCACGGCCGTCGCCGGGGAGGCCGTCGAGCGGGCCGCCGTCCTCGCCGAGTTCCCCGAACTCGGCGACGTCACCGGGCAGTTGCTGCGGCTGGGGGAGGGGTGGCGGCGCTGGGTGCTGTGCGACCGGGACCCCGTCGCCACCTGGGTCGACGGCCGCGTCGCCCTCCTCGGCGACGCCGCGCACCCCATGCTCCAGTACGCCGCGCAAGGCGCCTGTCAGGCCCTCGAAGACGCCGTCCTGCTGGGCGAGTTGCTGGGCCCGCAGATCTCCGCCGACGCGCTGCCCGCCCGGCTCGGCGCGTACGCCGCGCTGCGGCGGACCCGGGCCGCGCGCACGCAGCTCGTCGCGCGGGAGATGGGGCGGCAGGTCTACCACCCCGCCGGGGTCGCCGCGAAGATCCGCAACGCGGAACTGTCCGCCCTGAGCGCCGACGAACTCCACGAAAAGGTCGAATGGCTGCACGGCGACCGGGAATTCCAGCGCACCGCGTGA
- a CDS encoding SRPBCC family protein: MTTDYERPGVTTFQVRAEIFIAASPETVYATVSDLGRSAEWSPECRGGTWIKGTPSTVGAVFEGTNLRGADAVPWAPVIRGTWSTLSEVVEAVPGSVFRWIILTSAGEPQESTWSFEISPTAGGSHLVHHYRLGRLTEGLSKIFASLDEPGRERFVTEWNAKLAADVERTVAGIKRVIEGA, encoded by the coding sequence ATGACCACCGATTACGAACGCCCCGGCGTGACCACATTCCAGGTCCGCGCGGAGATATTCATCGCCGCCTCCCCCGAAACGGTCTACGCCACCGTCAGCGACCTCGGCCGCAGCGCCGAGTGGAGCCCCGAGTGCCGGGGCGGCACCTGGATCAAGGGCACCCCGTCCACCGTCGGCGCCGTCTTCGAGGGCACCAACCTCCGAGGCGCCGACGCCGTCCCCTGGGCCCCCGTCATCCGCGGCACCTGGTCCACCCTCTCCGAGGTCGTCGAAGCCGTCCCCGGCTCCGTCTTCCGCTGGATCATCCTCACCTCCGCCGGCGAACCCCAGGAGAGCACCTGGTCCTTCGAGATCTCCCCCACCGCCGGCGGCAGCCACCTCGTCCACCACTACCGCCTCGGCCGCCTCACCGAGGGCCTCTCCAAAATCTTCGCCTCCCTCGACGAGCCCGGCCGCGAACGCTTCGTCACCGAGTGGAACGCGAAGCTGGCGGCCGATGTGGAGCGGACGGTGGCGGGCATCAAGCGGGTGATCGAAGGGGCGTGA